A section of the Roseivirga sp. BDSF3-8 genome encodes:
- a CDS encoding transposase has translation MKRSRRKFSPAFKAKVAIEALKEQQTLSELAQRFEVHPNQISLWKREFQENADKAFGEKSSKEEPQINVDQLYQQIGQLQVENDFLKKRRGAAPLKKTGL, from the coding sequence ATGAAAAGAAGTAGGAGAAAATTTTCACCGGCCTTTAAGGCAAAAGTGGCTATAGAAGCCCTTAAAGAGCAACAGACCTTATCTGAGTTAGCTCAGCGTTTCGAAGTTCACCCCAATCAGATCTCGTTGTGGAAACGTGAGTTTCAGGAAAATGCTGATAAGGCTTTTGGAGAGAAAAGCTCAAAGGAGGAGCCTCAGATTAATGTGGATCAGCTTTATCAGCAGATCGGGCAATTACAGGTTGAGAATGACTTTCTAAAAAAAAGGCGGGGGGCCGCCCCCTTGAAGAAAACCGGCCTTTAA
- a CDS encoding ATP-binding protein — translation MPALGQEYVLKQKVYRIEDGLANANINFILEDSQGFMWFAHQNGWMKFDGNTFENHTSNNGQNITRLAEDPHGRIWAYHSASSYFHTQAAAISIIDPYSTQGKSITQVFDTLPFRIGDVQEIKSLDGTVVIDLSTDGKRKYLYDKEGFKLLDDSFYTKNEGQDKTFKSAFHYYLNKDIREISQKRDYSQKVLHTLVSFAKLSADQGSPSRNTFLLKDTTGGEVKVDITTDASPYPSTTIYTTVGVSANELVWIRGERCVIANQLVKNHFSESKHLDKPVRAITKSGEELLWCNEGLIYHKGHTHFVKNFDVISIYPYANGHRMRLGGFNGTLLVDTLSSFTSEVDTAIPEVWTFHRDRDDRLWVGGKGLGYLSDNEGSIHLFENYNAHKDLKKAIIYHFQQTGQGFWLATSRGLYLIDASKGVIRHVYDEGEDKDYIPFNHIVHIHEDEQGWFWLASQGGGLLKWHPEQGFDRQYTTKDGFPNDVIYEVYQDDFGYLWMGSNQGLIRFHKASGLVHVYTEEDGITNNEFNRGAHYEGKDGTLYFGGLKGITIFHPKDFIGNAETGAPPIRLTGMQKHLASGATMSIADESIPAKKVILSPDDPGFTVRFSLLDYIEQDKVRYSYKIEGIDADWIPLKEPHVRINKLPYGTHQVRLRGKSPKSDWTRPLTIEVKVLRPFYLQTWFIFLAGLTLTLSIVYGLRHRVRSLKRAERDLKLKVASKTVELRRQAKELIRDKKMIEKQAAELKTLDQAKSRFFANISHEFRTPLTLIMGPLEKLIQKQNKFSDPELTEHLALMKRNSRQLQGLVDDILDLSKLSFNKLVLQERPVVIKAFLEIIFTNYISLSKRLNIEYTSSFDDLEHQYVKLDVPKLEQVLNNLLSNAFKYTQKGGTVKFEVTREPGFICFAVSDTGQGISPEELPYIFDRFYQGRPAENSLQSGTGIGLSLVRELVKLMGGEISVSSYPLKGSRFSFRLPLKPAEINDTEYVEKIVDKKASETFDPGVTVDHAILIVEDNTDMQRFILSLLQPYYSCLLADNGREALEKIAHNTVDLVISDLMMPEMNGLELIEKLKTNDDYLAVPMIMLTALNDESTRIRALTIGVDDYLTKPFYPQELLVRVYNLLYRSIERRRWHGTDTEVINDSYGNTVNYAGLLSQDQLTLAVTKADISWLKEVEEIIRSELTNSDFLIPNLAEQFHLSNSQFARRIKKITGLTPKKYQQEIALQTAREMLEQGTCDKVTAVAYSVGINNIGRFSKLYEERFGKRPTAYFNS, via the coding sequence GTGCCAGCCCTTGGCCAGGAATACGTACTCAAACAAAAGGTGTACAGGATTGAAGACGGGTTAGCCAATGCTAATATCAACTTTATACTGGAAGACAGTCAGGGCTTTATGTGGTTTGCCCACCAGAATGGCTGGATGAAATTTGATGGAAACACCTTTGAAAATCATACATCCAATAACGGGCAGAATATAACCCGATTAGCTGAAGACCCGCATGGCCGGATATGGGCCTATCACTCTGCCAGCAGCTATTTCCATACACAGGCGGCAGCTATCAGTATCATAGACCCCTATAGCACGCAGGGCAAGTCTATCACTCAGGTATTTGATACCCTGCCTTTTCGGATAGGTGATGTTCAGGAAATAAAATCCCTTGATGGGACGGTGGTAATCGACTTAAGTACTGACGGTAAACGTAAGTATCTCTATGATAAAGAGGGGTTTAAGTTACTCGATGATAGTTTTTATACAAAAAATGAAGGCCAGGATAAGACTTTTAAAAGTGCGTTTCATTATTATCTTAATAAAGACATTAGGGAAATATCTCAAAAGCGTGATTATAGTCAGAAGGTATTACATACACTGGTAAGCTTCGCTAAGCTTAGTGCTGATCAGGGGAGCCCTTCCAGGAATACTTTCCTCTTAAAGGATACTACGGGTGGTGAGGTAAAGGTAGATATAACTACTGATGCTTCCCCATATCCATCGACTACCATATATACTACTGTCGGGGTTAGTGCTAATGAATTAGTATGGATACGAGGGGAAAGATGTGTTATTGCCAATCAGCTGGTGAAAAATCACTTTTCTGAAAGTAAGCACTTAGATAAACCGGTACGGGCTATCACTAAATCAGGAGAAGAACTGCTATGGTGTAATGAGGGGCTGATTTATCATAAAGGCCACACTCACTTTGTTAAAAATTTTGATGTAATCTCCATCTATCCCTATGCAAACGGGCATAGAATGAGGCTTGGAGGATTCAATGGTACACTATTAGTTGATACCTTGAGTAGTTTTACCTCTGAGGTCGATACAGCCATTCCTGAGGTCTGGACATTTCATCGCGATCGTGATGACCGGCTGTGGGTAGGTGGTAAAGGATTGGGGTATCTCTCTGATAATGAAGGGAGCATTCATTTATTCGAAAACTATAATGCCCATAAGGACCTGAAAAAGGCAATTATTTACCATTTTCAACAAACCGGCCAAGGATTCTGGCTGGCAACGAGTAGAGGGCTATACCTGATTGATGCCAGTAAAGGAGTGATACGTCATGTTTATGATGAGGGTGAAGACAAAGACTATATCCCCTTCAACCATATTGTGCATATACATGAAGATGAGCAAGGGTGGTTTTGGCTGGCCAGTCAGGGAGGAGGCCTGCTCAAATGGCATCCTGAACAGGGCTTTGACAGACAGTATACCACCAAAGATGGCTTTCCTAATGATGTTATTTACGAAGTTTACCAGGATGATTTCGGCTACCTGTGGATGGGAAGTAACCAGGGCTTAATCCGTTTTCATAAAGCATCAGGGCTCGTACATGTATATACCGAGGAAGATGGTATTACGAATAACGAGTTTAATCGCGGAGCGCATTATGAAGGTAAGGATGGTACACTTTACTTCGGTGGCCTTAAGGGCATTACTATATTTCATCCTAAAGACTTTATTGGAAACGCCGAAACAGGGGCCCCACCTATTCGCCTGACTGGCATGCAAAAGCATTTGGCTTCCGGAGCTACCATGTCTATTGCTGATGAATCCATTCCTGCTAAAAAGGTCATCCTTTCTCCCGATGATCCTGGGTTTACGGTTCGTTTTAGCTTACTCGATTATATAGAACAGGATAAAGTGAGGTATAGCTATAAGATAGAAGGTATAGATGCTGATTGGATACCATTGAAGGAGCCCCATGTCCGTATAAACAAACTGCCATACGGAACCCATCAGGTGCGTTTGCGGGGTAAGTCTCCCAAGTCTGACTGGACCAGGCCGCTCACCATAGAAGTAAAGGTGCTCCGCCCTTTTTATCTACAAACATGGTTCATTTTCTTAGCCGGGTTAACACTGACCTTAAGTATTGTATATGGCCTCCGGCATCGCGTGAGGTCTCTGAAACGCGCCGAACGCGACCTGAAACTAAAGGTTGCCAGTAAAACCGTAGAGCTCCGGAGACAGGCAAAAGAGCTTATCCGGGACAAAAAGATGATAGAGAAACAGGCTGCCGAGTTAAAGACCCTAGACCAGGCCAAGTCACGTTTTTTTGCCAATATTTCCCATGAGTTCCGTACCCCGCTTACCCTTATCATGGGGCCGTTAGAGAAACTAATCCAAAAGCAAAATAAATTTTCTGACCCGGAATTGACAGAGCACCTTGCTCTGATGAAGAGAAACAGCCGGCAGTTGCAGGGGTTAGTTGATGACATTCTCGATTTGTCCAAATTAAGCTTCAATAAACTGGTCTTACAAGAGCGCCCTGTTGTTATAAAGGCCTTTTTAGAAATTATTTTCACTAATTATATCTCACTAAGCAAACGGTTAAATATTGAATACACCAGTTCATTTGATGATTTGGAGCATCAATATGTCAAATTGGATGTTCCGAAGCTTGAGCAGGTTTTAAATAACTTATTGTCCAATGCCTTCAAGTACACTCAAAAGGGAGGAACTGTAAAATTTGAGGTGACCCGGGAGCCTGGATTTATATGTTTTGCGGTAAGTGATACAGGGCAGGGCATTTCTCCGGAGGAGCTGCCCTATATTTTTGATCGCTTTTACCAGGGCCGTCCGGCAGAAAATTCTCTGCAAAGTGGTACCGGAATAGGGCTATCCCTGGTGCGGGAGCTGGTAAAGTTAATGGGAGGAGAAATCTCTGTCAGCAGTTATCCCTTGAAAGGTAGCAGGTTTTCTTTCAGGTTGCCCCTCAAGCCAGCAGAGATTAACGATACTGAATATGTCGAAAAGATTGTGGATAAGAAGGCCTCTGAAACTTTCGATCCTGGAGTGACTGTCGATCACGCCATATTGATTGTAGAAGACAATACTGACATGCAGCGTTTCATTCTCTCCCTGCTGCAGCCATATTACTCGTGCCTGCTGGCAGATAACGGGAGGGAGGCCCTTGAGAAAATAGCCCATAATACTGTAGATCTGGTAATATCCGATTTAATGATGCCTGAAATGAACGGCCTGGAGTTAATTGAAAAACTGAAAACGAATGATGACTACCTGGCTGTACCCATGATTATGTTAACTGCCCTGAATGATGAGTCTACAAGAATACGGGCATTGACAATTGGGGTTGATGATTATCTGACTAAACCGTTTTATCCTCAGGAGTTACTTGTAAGGGTATATAACCTTCTCTATCGAAGCATAGAAAGAAGGAGGTGGCATGGGACAGATACGGAGGTAATCAATGATTCTTACGGCAACACGGTAAATTATGCGGGCTTGCTCTCCCAGGACCAATTGACCCTTGCGGTGACTAAAGCTGATATATCATGGCTTAAAGAAGTGGAAGAAATCATTAGAAGTGAACTTACCAACAGTGATTTCCTCATACCTAACCTGGCTGAACAGTTTCATTTAAGTAATAGCCAGTTCGCTCGTCGTATTAAAAAAATAACTGGTTTAACCCCCAAGAAGTATCAGCAGGAAATAGCCCTGCAAACTGCCCGTGAAATGCTGGAGCAAGGCACATGTGATAAGGTTACCGCGGTAGCATATTCTGTTGGAATCAATAATATCGGGCGCTTTTCCAAGCTTTACGAAGAACGGTTTGGTAAACGTCCAACTGCTTATTTCAACTCATAA
- a CDS encoding response regulator transcription factor, whose amino-acid sequence MSIKPVSDRTYSILHVDDHEIVRIGIRTIIDRMPGFRLIDDDIKDGNRAMVLLSRYQPDLALLDVDLPGASGIEIARHIIMTKLPTKVVLLSNAITHYTFEECLSLNVMGFLSKSTPLCELSPCLDNVIKGNSYISTDCLDVHDRYSTSSADAGNSLLSVLSKTEIKVLKLIAIGKSTPEIAEEFCKSTRTIDSHRYNINQKLGLKGKHGLLSYAFQNKRMILSLPTPA is encoded by the coding sequence ATGTCAATCAAACCAGTTAGTGATCGAACCTATTCCATTTTACATGTTGATGACCACGAAATCGTAAGAATCGGCATTCGGACGATTATAGATCGAATGCCCGGCTTCAGATTGATAGATGACGACATTAAAGACGGTAACCGTGCTATGGTCCTGTTATCTCGCTATCAACCTGATCTGGCCCTTCTGGACGTAGACCTGCCTGGAGCGAGTGGTATAGAAATAGCCAGACACATCATCATGACAAAGCTTCCTACCAAAGTTGTACTACTAAGCAATGCCATCACTCATTACACCTTTGAAGAGTGTCTGTCTCTTAACGTGATGGGATTTCTTTCTAAGTCTACCCCACTCTGCGAGCTAAGCCCATGCCTGGACAATGTAATCAAAGGAAACTCGTACATCAGCACTGATTGCCTGGATGTTCATGACCGGTATTCAACCTCTTCAGCAGACGCCGGCAATTCATTGCTATCCGTTCTTTCAAAAACAGAAATAAAGGTTCTCAAATTAATCGCAATAGGAAAGTCCACCCCGGAAATCGCTGAAGAGTTTTGCAAGAGCACCCGTACCATTGATAGCCACCGGTATAATATAAACCAAAAGCTGGGTCTAAAGGGTAAACACGGGCTTTTGAGTTATGCTTTTCAGAACAAACGCATGATCTTGAGCCTACCTACCCCTGCTTAA
- a CDS encoding hybrid sensor histidine kinase/response regulator gives MCQKVILVADQNPGIIDQLNHILDQAGYQVISTGKYHQVIPLAKKHLPDLILLEWEIETSATAALITALKESVKTEHIPIITTLGLEAKPNALKSIFVAGASDFIRKPLESTELIFRIKTTLQSKKNLQELRDSNHTKSRLLAVVSHELRSPLSSFQGILTYLKNAGKDQLSIATVYRLIMDVEEEFSTVVNLANNLLFWALEQEDAIQVYEETFDLATQLKQTKQIFSLPAKEKDIEIRLNITENLLIRSDVNLVSFIIRNLIANAIKFSPSGREVIIEVSRDYRNVVIHVSDSGPGLDEDTLNNLFHHIAPSRATPDKYGKNGAGLGLAVAYDFTRKVGGYLSVSSEPGRGSTFTLTLPIKVKEEVLSI, from the coding sequence ATGTGTCAAAAAGTAATTTTAGTAGCCGACCAAAATCCAGGTATTATTGACCAGCTTAACCACATCTTAGACCAGGCCGGTTATCAAGTGATTTCTACCGGTAAGTATCACCAGGTGATACCGCTGGCTAAAAAACATCTGCCTGACCTCATTTTATTGGAATGGGAAATAGAAACATCTGCTACAGCAGCCCTCATAACGGCACTCAAAGAGAGTGTGAAAACAGAGCACATTCCCATTATAACAACTTTGGGGTTGGAGGCTAAACCAAATGCCTTGAAGTCAATTTTTGTGGCTGGTGCCTCTGATTTCATACGCAAACCTCTTGAGTCCACAGAACTGATATTTCGTATTAAGACTACCCTGCAAAGTAAAAAAAACCTACAGGAACTAAGAGACAGCAATCATACGAAAAGCCGCCTGCTGGCCGTAGTATCGCATGAACTTCGTTCACCGCTCTCTTCTTTTCAGGGAATATTAACCTACCTGAAAAACGCAGGCAAAGACCAGCTTAGCATAGCTACTGTATATCGCCTCATCATGGATGTGGAAGAGGAATTTTCCACAGTAGTCAATCTCGCAAACAACCTTCTGTTCTGGGCCCTGGAACAGGAAGATGCCATCCAGGTATATGAGGAAACCTTTGACCTTGCTACCCAGCTAAAGCAAACAAAGCAAATCTTTTCATTACCGGCAAAAGAAAAGGATATTGAGATCAGATTAAATATTACTGAAAATTTACTAATTAGATCTGATGTTAATTTAGTCAGTTTCATTATTCGAAATTTAATTGCCAACGCTATTAAGTTCAGTCCTTCCGGCCGGGAGGTCATTATCGAAGTATCAAGAGACTATAGGAACGTTGTCATTCATGTATCTGATTCTGGTCCGGGCCTCGATGAAGATACGCTGAATAATTTATTTCATCATATTGCCCCCTCAAGGGCTACTCCAGATAAGTATGGAAAAAATGGAGCAGGCCTGGGCCTTGCCGTTGCCTATGATTTTACCCGAAAAGTAGGCGGTTATCTATCAGTAAGTAGCGAACCAGGCAGAGGTAGCACATTTACACTGACATTACCCATTAAGGTGAAGGAAGAAGTACTCTCTATATGA
- the tnpA gene encoding IS200/IS605 family transposase — protein sequence MSKYRKLSHSFYYCVYHVVWTPKYRHRILRDIVADTLENKIKTICEWKEVKVEELNIQPDHVHLVCSIPPKLSVSDFMGILKGKTAIMMFKNFKSLRRKPYWGNHFWSRGYFVSTVGIDEEKIKRYVKYQEKEDKKEDGDIDIPLFDN from the coding sequence ATGAGCAAGTATCGTAAGCTATCGCATAGCTTTTACTATTGTGTCTATCATGTAGTATGGACCCCGAAGTACCGCCACCGTATACTTCGTGATATTGTTGCAGATACGTTGGAGAATAAGATAAAGACGATATGTGAATGGAAGGAGGTCAAGGTAGAAGAGTTGAACATTCAGCCAGATCACGTTCATTTGGTATGTAGTATACCTCCGAAACTTAGTGTATCAGACTTCATGGGTATTCTCAAGGGTAAGACAGCGATCATGATGTTTAAGAACTTCAAGAGTCTTCGCAGAAAACCCTATTGGGGCAATCATTTTTGGTCACGAGGCTATTTTGTAAGTACGGTAGGCATAGATGAAGAAAAGATAAAGCGGTATGTTAAGTATCAGGAGAAGGAAGATAAGAAAGAGGATGGGGATATAGATATCCCGCTATTCGATAACTGA
- a CDS encoding DUF1064 domain-containing protein, with the protein MKKKKAKKVQYNGIFFDSTLELKFALLIEDTCEYIYHPLSIWYDRNDLSKFGKQVCPHRYEPDFLVRKLRNHSAHLIEIKNSNMVSAEAVRIKQAVAESYIRRKSYDWSYKVLTDRDIRLSPEQYKKFKEIITTRRFHSNKIRMLRKEAHASNTSYYTQKVPYKTALDLDEAEHYLFVKKGLMKEFS; encoded by the coding sequence ATGAAAAAGAAGAAAGCAAAGAAGGTACAGTATAATGGGATCTTTTTCGACTCTACATTGGAGTTGAAATTTGCTTTGCTAATCGAAGATACCTGCGAATATATTTATCACCCTCTATCCATATGGTATGATAGGAATGATCTTTCCAAATTCGGCAAGCAGGTATGTCCGCACCGCTACGAGCCTGACTTCCTGGTTAGAAAGCTCCGGAATCACTCGGCACACCTAATTGAGATAAAGAACAGTAATATGGTCTCTGCTGAGGCTGTCAGGATAAAGCAGGCCGTGGCGGAAAGCTACATCAGGCGGAAGAGTTATGATTGGTCATATAAAGTTTTGACAGACCGGGACATACGGCTCTCGCCGGAGCAATACAAGAAGTTTAAAGAGATCATTACCACCCGGCGGTTTCACAGCAATAAGATCAGGATGCTCAGGAAGGAGGCACATGCTTCAAACACCTCATATTACACTCAAAAAGTGCCTTATAAAACGGCTCTCGACCTGGATGAAGCCGAGCATTATCTATTTGTGAAAAAGGGTCTGATGAAGGAGTTCTCCTGA
- a CDS encoding HlyD family efflux transporter periplasmic adaptor subunit, producing the protein MSANSPNPDLLEKPVPHSDEEYDYRSGYDEGAPAVVMREEDVDIKSDEVREVMGNPPHWIIRSGIMMIAIVTLLLLTASYAVRYPDTLATEVTIATEAIPTSVKARQSGKLTHLFVQEHQSVVEGEYLGILENTIEYEAIRPVRKWFFEFWDQLNKKQKIIPFYTDSIPELGTMQASFAGLKKAHNDYRLYLEQDANQLKVDQLRRQILVQEQLRESIEQKIAVNRQTFALTEKKYLADKGLFEEGVISEQEYDNAEKNYLNEKLTLANTSNDLASQQLQIESLKQQIVELEQQTIERIVALKDAIRQAAITFHTQLIQWEENYVLKAPIKGNVSFYKFWTQNQEVQSGDEVMVVIPSSDQLFAYSYLPAANSGKVKEGQKVRIELKDFPFQEYGYVYGVVTAKSNISREGKYLLRIDMPNGLMTKYGESLPFSQEMTGTANIITEDLRLLERFFKNFRGTMEQFL; encoded by the coding sequence ATGTCTGCAAATAGCCCCAACCCCGATTTACTGGAAAAACCTGTACCCCATAGTGATGAGGAATATGACTATCGCAGCGGGTATGACGAGGGAGCCCCCGCGGTGGTCATGCGGGAGGAAGATGTAGACATTAAATCCGATGAGGTGCGGGAAGTAATGGGCAACCCGCCTCACTGGATAATCCGATCCGGCATCATGATGATAGCCATCGTAACCCTGCTTTTATTAACGGCATCTTATGCGGTCCGTTACCCCGATACCCTGGCCACTGAGGTAACTATTGCCACAGAAGCCATACCTACCAGTGTAAAGGCCCGTCAAAGCGGTAAACTAACCCACCTGTTTGTTCAGGAACATCAGAGCGTGGTAGAGGGAGAATATCTTGGTATCCTGGAAAACACCATAGAGTATGAAGCCATCCGCCCGGTAAGAAAATGGTTTTTTGAGTTTTGGGATCAACTAAATAAAAAGCAGAAGATTATCCCTTTCTATACAGACAGTATTCCGGAACTGGGCACTATGCAGGCAAGTTTTGCCGGGCTTAAAAAAGCGCATAATGATTACCGGCTATACCTTGAACAGGATGCTAATCAGTTAAAGGTCGATCAGCTACGCAGACAAATACTTGTACAGGAGCAACTTCGTGAAAGCATTGAACAAAAAATTGCTGTTAACAGGCAGACATTTGCCCTGACGGAGAAAAAATACCTGGCAGATAAGGGATTATTTGAAGAAGGTGTGATCTCCGAACAGGAGTATGACAATGCGGAGAAAAATTACCTCAATGAGAAACTGACGCTGGCTAATACAAGTAATGACCTTGCTTCCCAGCAATTGCAGATAGAGTCTCTTAAGCAACAGATAGTAGAACTTGAACAACAGACCATAGAGCGGATCGTAGCCTTAAAAGACGCTATACGCCAGGCAGCCATTACCTTTCACACTCAACTGATCCAGTGGGAGGAAAACTATGTGCTGAAGGCACCCATTAAGGGAAATGTTTCTTTCTATAAGTTCTGGACGCAGAACCAGGAAGTTCAAAGTGGGGATGAGGTTATGGTGGTTATTCCTTCGTCAGACCAGCTATTTGCCTATTCTTATCTTCCGGCGGCCAATTCAGGAAAAGTTAAGGAAGGCCAAAAGGTACGTATTGAGCTCAAGGACTTTCCCTTTCAGGAATATGGCTATGTATATGGGGTGGTCACTGCCAAGTCTAATATTTCCAGGGAGGGTAAGTACCTGCTGAGAATAGATATGCCCAATGGATTAATGACTAAATACGGTGAATCACTGCCCTTTTCACAGGAGATGACGGGTACCGCTAATATCATAACTGAAGACTTACGGTTGCTGGAAAGGTTTTTCAAAAACTTCCGGGGTACCATGGAACAGTTCTTATGA
- a CDS encoding IS3 family transposase has translation MALVDPSHQLSIRHQSEVLNIPRSSFYYKPVGESIENLDLMEIMDRLFTEDPTLGVIGMQDELREQGLFYNVKRIRRLLRKMGVEPIYPKRNLSKLGQAKYVYPYLLKNLTVNRRNQVWAIDITYIPMAKGFMYLTGIIDVYSRYIVGWQLSNSLDKETQTTLLTACIEKYGKPEIINSDQGSQYTCSHWVETLKEWRIRVSMDGKGRATDNTFIERFFRTLKYKHVYLHPADDGLTLYKGINKFIEKYNNKRRHQGIGRIKPVELFKQAA, from the coding sequence TTGGCTCTGGTTGACCCTAGTCACCAGCTCAGCATACGCCATCAGAGTGAGGTTTTAAATATCCCCCGTAGCAGCTTTTATTATAAGCCTGTGGGCGAGTCTATAGAGAATCTGGACTTGATGGAAATCATGGATCGATTGTTTACCGAAGATCCTACCCTGGGTGTTATCGGTATGCAGGATGAGCTACGTGAGCAGGGTTTATTTTATAATGTCAAGCGTATCCGTCGGCTGTTGCGCAAAATGGGCGTAGAACCGATCTATCCGAAACGTAATTTAAGTAAGCTGGGGCAGGCAAAGTATGTCTATCCCTATTTGCTGAAAAACCTGACTGTGAACAGAAGGAACCAGGTTTGGGCTATTGACATAACTTATATTCCCATGGCAAAGGGGTTTATGTACCTGACGGGGATAATCGATGTATATAGCCGCTATATAGTAGGCTGGCAATTATCCAACAGCCTGGACAAAGAAACCCAAACAACCCTTTTGACAGCCTGTATAGAAAAATATGGTAAGCCAGAAATCATTAACTCAGACCAAGGTAGCCAATACACCTGTTCACACTGGGTAGAAACCTTGAAAGAGTGGCGTATAAGAGTAAGTATGGATGGAAAGGGCAGAGCCACAGACAATACCTTTATTGAACGGTTTTTCAGGACATTAAAATACAAACATGTATACTTACATCCGGCAGACGATGGACTAACCCTATACAAGGGGATAAATAAGTTTATCGAAAAGTATAACAACAAAAGAAGGCATCAGGGTATCGGCAGAATAAAACCTGTCGAGTTGTTCAAACAGGCTGCCTAA
- a CDS encoding LuxR C-terminal-related transcriptional regulator, with translation MSETSLVLFASHRLPVARMGLSGWVRKMPLFEYADLDIHDGEQALLAILRHQPDIAILDINLPKMNALEVVKILEKNHSKTKTILWGSGTELSLISMIQVQSFGLSVLTFEDDQQDLQDCLSAIHKGKSYISNSFFSSVSSAPSDSNKPSSLQSRFAHVAIQKLTDREKTVMKLISGGKSTVQIADHLCLSHRTIDSYRLKIAKKLNLKGKNTLLLFAHENKDVWQCL, from the coding sequence ATGTCTGAAACCAGTCTTGTATTATTTGCTTCCCACAGACTTCCCGTAGCCCGTATGGGCCTGTCAGGATGGGTAAGGAAAATGCCTCTGTTTGAATATGCCGATTTGGATATACATGATGGCGAGCAAGCCCTGTTAGCTATACTTCGCCACCAACCGGATATAGCTATTTTAGATATAAATCTACCTAAAATGAATGCCCTCGAGGTTGTAAAGATCCTCGAAAAGAATCATTCAAAGACAAAAACGATACTTTGGGGTAGTGGTACCGAGCTCTCACTCATTTCTATGATTCAGGTCCAGAGCTTTGGGTTAAGTGTACTGACATTTGAAGACGATCAACAGGACCTGCAGGATTGTTTGTCTGCTATTCACAAGGGTAAAAGTTATATTAGTAACAGCTTTTTTTCATCTGTATCATCGGCACCTTCAGACAGCAATAAGCCATCTTCTTTACAAAGCAGGTTCGCTCATGTCGCAATCCAAAAGCTTACTGACCGCGAAAAGACGGTTATGAAATTAATATCAGGTGGTAAAAGCACGGTGCAGATTGCCGACCACCTTTGTCTCAGTCACAGGACCATAGATAGCTACCGCCTCAAAATTGCTAAAAAGCTAAACCTTAAAGGCAAAAATACTTTACTGCTATTCGCCCATGAAAATAAAGATGTATGGCAGTGCCTTTAG